Proteins co-encoded in one Methylobacterium sp. WL1 genomic window:
- a CDS encoding cyclic nucleotide-binding domain-containing protein: MDWIEAIGYLGTALTISASAMSTMIPLRIISLCASCAVITYGILIGSMPVVLTEAIQIPFNAYRLWQMMRLVRDVETAADGNLSLEWLRPFGSQRPFGVGEVVFRKGEAAGEMYYVESGAFRIPEVGIEVRRGGIVGELGLLAPGNTRTASLVCIEAGNALCVSYSDVKQLYYQNPEFGFYFLKLTSERLFQSVQNDPQPVAAHGDAL; this comes from the coding sequence GTGGATTGGATTGAGGCGATCGGCTACCTCGGTACCGCGCTGACCATCTCGGCCTCGGCGATGAGCACCATGATCCCGCTGCGGATCATCTCGCTCTGTGCCAGCTGCGCCGTGATCACCTACGGCATCCTGATCGGCAGTATGCCGGTGGTGCTCACCGAGGCGATCCAGATCCCGTTCAACGCCTATCGTCTCTGGCAGATGATGCGGCTGGTGCGCGATGTCGAGACCGCGGCCGACGGCAACCTCTCCCTCGAATGGCTGCGTCCGTTCGGGTCGCAGCGCCCGTTCGGGGTCGGCGAGGTGGTGTTCCGCAAGGGCGAGGCGGCCGGCGAGATGTACTACGTCGAGAGCGGCGCGTTCCGGATCCCCGAGGTCGGAATCGAGGTGCGCAGGGGCGGGATCGTCGGCGAGCTCGGCCTGCTCGCGCCCGGCAACACCCGCACCGCCTCGCTGGTCTGCATCGAGGCCGGCAACGCGCTGTGCGTGTCGTATTCCGACGTGAAGCAGCTCTACTACCAGAACCCGGAATTCGGATTCTACTTCCTCAAGCTCACCAGCGAACGGCTTTTCCAGAGCGTGCAGAACGACCCGCAGCCCGTGGCAGCCCACGGCGACGCGCTGTAG
- a CDS encoding plastocyanin/azurin family copper-binding protein: MAPAAPSMPVPLRWKSALPATLALALGLICGLILVGDLEASGLLVSQKGRAFQPGNIALSRGETVTFVNDDSDLLHHVFVESDTFSFDSGDQEPGSRTPVTFTERGTFQVLCGIHPKMKLVVRVN; encoded by the coding sequence ATGGCCCCCGCTGCGCCGAGTATGCCCGTCCCGCTCCGCTGGAAATCGGCTCTGCCGGCGACCCTCGCGCTGGCCCTCGGCCTGATCTGCGGCCTGATCCTGGTCGGCGACCTGGAAGCCTCCGGATTGCTGGTGTCTCAGAAAGGCCGCGCGTTCCAACCGGGAAACATCGCACTCAGCCGCGGCGAGACGGTGACGTTCGTCAACGACGACAGCGACCTGCTGCACCACGTGTTCGTGGAATCCGATACGTTCAGCTTCGATTCCGGCGATCAGGAGCCGGGCAGCCGCACGCCGGTCACCTTCACCGAGCGTGGTACCTTTCAGGTGCTCTGCGGCATCCACCCGAAGATGAAGCTCGTGGTGCGGGTGAACTGA
- a CDS encoding 3-deoxy-7-phosphoheptulonate synthase class II — translation MAERWTPKNWRNLPIQQVPAYPDSAALQAVEAQIASFPPLVFAGEARKLKTALGRVAAGEAFLLQGGDCAESFDEHSADNIRDFFRVFLQMAMVLTFAGGSPVVKVGRIAGQFAKPRSSPTETLDGVSLPSYRGDIVNGIGFTEEARTPDPRRQVEAYRQSAATLNLLRAFATGGYANLENAHRWMLGFVKDSPQSSRYQDVAGRMTDALDFMRAIGINPETHPEVRTTDFYTSHEALLLGYEEALTRVDSTTGDWYATSGHMLWIGDRTRQPDHAHVEYARGIKNPIGLKCGPSMQADGLIRLVDQLNPENEPGRLSLICRFGADKVGDHLPGLIRAVEREGRSVVWICDPMHGNTVAAGRYKTRPFDRVMEEIEGFFGVHRAEGTFAGGIHLEMTGKDVTECTGGARALTADDLQDRYHTYCDPRLNAEQALEVAFRTAELVKTERSHIERPRLDAAE, via the coding sequence ATGGCCGAGCGTTGGACACCGAAGAACTGGCGGAACCTGCCGATCCAGCAGGTCCCCGCCTATCCGGATTCGGCAGCGCTGCAGGCGGTCGAGGCCCAGATCGCGAGCTTTCCGCCGCTGGTTTTTGCCGGTGAGGCACGCAAACTGAAGACGGCGCTCGGGCGCGTCGCGGCGGGCGAGGCCTTCCTGCTCCAGGGCGGCGACTGCGCCGAGAGCTTCGACGAGCATTCGGCCGACAACATCCGCGACTTCTTCCGGGTGTTCCTGCAGATGGCGATGGTGCTCACCTTTGCGGGCGGCTCGCCCGTGGTGAAGGTCGGGCGTATCGCCGGCCAGTTCGCCAAGCCGCGCTCGTCCCCCACCGAGACCCTCGATGGCGTGAGCCTGCCGAGCTACCGCGGCGACATCGTCAACGGCATCGGCTTCACGGAGGAGGCCCGCACGCCGGATCCGCGCCGTCAGGTCGAGGCTTACCGGCAATCGGCCGCGACCCTGAACCTGCTGCGCGCCTTCGCCACCGGCGGCTACGCCAACCTGGAGAACGCGCACCGCTGGATGCTGGGCTTCGTGAAGGATTCGCCGCAATCCTCGCGCTACCAGGATGTCGCCGGCCGCATGACCGACGCGCTCGACTTCATGCGGGCGATCGGCATCAACCCGGAAACCCACCCTGAGGTGCGGACCACCGATTTCTACACCAGCCACGAGGCCCTGCTGCTCGGCTACGAGGAGGCGCTGACCCGCGTCGACTCGACCACGGGCGATTGGTACGCGACCTCCGGGCACATGCTGTGGATCGGCGACCGCACGCGGCAGCCGGACCATGCGCATGTCGAATACGCCCGCGGGATCAAGAACCCGATCGGCCTGAAATGCGGTCCGTCCATGCAGGCGGACGGCCTGATCCGGCTGGTCGATCAGTTGAACCCGGAGAACGAGCCCGGCCGGCTCAGCCTGATCTGCCGGTTCGGCGCCGACAAGGTCGGCGACCACCTTCCGGGCCTGATCCGGGCGGTCGAGCGGGAAGGGCGATCGGTGGTCTGGATCTGCGACCCGATGCACGGCAACACCGTCGCGGCGGGCCGCTACAAGACCCGGCCGTTCGACCGGGTGATGGAGGAGATCGAGGGCTTCTTCGGCGTCCACCGGGCCGAGGGCACGTTCGCGGGCGGCATCCACCTCGAGATGACCGGCAAGGACGTGACCGAGTGCACCGGCGGCGCCCGGGCGCTCACGGCCGACGACCTGCAGGACCGCTACCACACCTACTGTGACCCGCGCCTCAACGCCGAGCAGGCGCTGGAGGTGGCGTTCCGCACGGCCGAGCTGGTCAAGACCGAGCGGAGCCACATCGAGCGCCCGCGCCTCGACGCGGCCGAGTAA
- a CDS encoding RNA polymerase sigma factor region1.1 domain-containing protein gives MGKQGAGKGNREDDAYARRQAIIDGLLADALRPAFSYRVPSHDALPADIRRAIDRLLAKAETQRSRCLTYDDLEEALPPRDVSAEDLEAIFWILAEHGIEVEDGEA, from the coding sequence ATGGGTAAGCAGGGCGCAGGCAAGGGCAATCGCGAGGACGACGCGTACGCGCGCCGTCAGGCGATCATCGACGGCCTCCTGGCCGATGCCCTCCGGCCGGCCTTCAGCTATCGGGTGCCGAGCCACGACGCGCTGCCCGCCGACATCCGCCGGGCGATCGACCGGCTGCTCGCGAAGGCCGAGACCCAGCGCAGCCGCTGCCTGACCTACGACGACCTCGAGGAGGCGCTTCCGCCGCGCGACGTCTCCGCGGAGGATCTGGAAGCGATCTTCTGGATTCTGGCCGAGCACGGGATCGAGGTCGAGGACGGCGAAGCCTGA
- a CDS encoding sulfate transporter family protein: MIVESAAAALRQTFSPPLRAILWKSLSLTLGLLVLLWFGLTHLVEAFQASHHISAQYPILDNLAYYLAGFGLFVVLAYLMPAISILVAGFFLDDAAAIVERTDFPNDPPGRPMPLGTALFYAVRFAGVTLLVNLAALVIFFVPVIGIAAFFGANAYLLAREYFEMAAARFRPLPEAADMRKTFAFRTLGAGCLMSALMVVPILNLLTPLFGIALMVHLHKRLSRRLRLEGPVAR; this comes from the coding sequence ATGATCGTCGAGTCCGCCGCGGCGGCTTTGCGCCAGACCTTCTCCCCGCCGCTGCGGGCGATTCTGTGGAAATCCCTGAGCCTGACGCTCGGGCTCCTGGTCCTGCTCTGGTTCGGCCTGACCCACCTCGTCGAGGCGTTCCAGGCGAGCCACCACATCTCCGCCCAGTACCCGATCCTCGACAACCTCGCCTACTACCTTGCGGGCTTCGGCTTGTTCGTGGTGCTGGCCTACCTCATGCCTGCGATCTCGATCCTGGTGGCCGGGTTCTTTCTCGACGATGCCGCCGCGATCGTCGAGCGCACGGACTTCCCGAACGATCCCCCGGGCCGGCCGATGCCGCTCGGCACCGCGCTCTTCTACGCGGTGCGCTTCGCGGGTGTGACGCTGCTCGTCAACCTGGCGGCCCTGGTGATCTTCTTCGTGCCGGTCATCGGGATCGCGGCGTTCTTCGGTGCCAACGCCTACCTGCTGGCGCGGGAATATTTCGAGATGGCGGCGGCCCGGTTCCGGCCACTCCCGGAGGCCGCCGACATGCGCAAGACCTTCGCATTCCGGACGCTCGGCGCCGGCTGCCTGATGTCGGCCCTGATGGTTGTGCCGATCCTCAACCTGCTGACGCCGCTGTTCGGGATCGCCCTGATGGTCCACCTGCACAAGCGGCTCAGCCGACGCCTGCGCTTGGAAGGGCCGGTGGCGCGATAG
- a CDS encoding efflux RND transporter periplasmic adaptor subunit produces the protein MKAQDAARDAAEGGPKDIPPPPGKRPFVLVGLTALGLLGYGAYNHWQRDVEATATLERIKTLVPQVRTVVAERANGPLDLMLPGETQAFTTAAIAARATGYIAERRVDIGSRVKAGDLLLRIAAPDLDQQRAQAEAQVGQLKAQLLQAQAQVEQARANVNLANLTNNRTSTLAVQGWASRQNADTSQASVLSQAATLAAAEAGVKVATANITSQEAVVDRLKALTAFERVVAPFDGVVTTRNVDVGDLVRADNGGTPLLSMDQDSVLRITVNVPQNDAVGVKPGVQAEIRVPQIPGRRFGGFVERSSVALNAASRTLTTQVDVPNPDRALRAGLYATVTLKIPRTEESVSVPAEATVFNRNGFQVAEVGEDDRVTWRTIKVRRDLGRSLELESGLAADSHIIFSPPPELRDGQTIERVKPAQQTKPIRAAER, from the coding sequence ATGAAGGCGCAAGACGCGGCTCGAGACGCGGCTGAGGGTGGCCCTAAGGATATCCCCCCGCCGCCCGGCAAGCGCCCCTTCGTCCTCGTGGGCCTCACCGCGCTCGGATTGCTGGGTTACGGCGCCTACAACCACTGGCAGCGGGACGTCGAGGCCACCGCGACCCTGGAACGGATCAAGACCCTGGTCCCCCAGGTGCGCACCGTCGTGGCGGAGCGGGCCAACGGGCCCCTCGACCTGATGCTGCCGGGCGAGACACAGGCTTTCACGACCGCGGCGATCGCGGCCCGCGCCACTGGTTACATCGCCGAACGACGGGTCGATATCGGCTCCCGGGTCAAGGCCGGCGACCTGCTCCTGCGCATCGCGGCCCCGGACCTCGACCAGCAACGCGCGCAGGCCGAGGCTCAGGTCGGCCAGCTGAAGGCGCAGCTGCTGCAGGCTCAGGCGCAGGTCGAGCAGGCCCGGGCCAACGTCAACCTCGCCAACCTGACCAACAACCGCACCTCGACCCTGGCCGTCCAGGGCTGGGCCTCGCGCCAGAACGCCGACACGTCGCAGGCGAGCGTGCTCTCGCAGGCCGCAACCCTTGCGGCCGCCGAGGCGGGCGTGAAGGTCGCCACCGCCAACATCACGTCGCAGGAGGCCGTGGTCGACCGCCTAAAGGCGCTCACGGCGTTCGAGCGGGTGGTCGCACCGTTCGACGGCGTGGTCACGACCCGCAACGTCGATGTCGGCGATCTGGTGAGAGCCGATAACGGCGGCACGCCGCTCCTCAGCATGGACCAGGACAGTGTCCTGCGCATCACCGTGAACGTGCCGCAGAACGATGCCGTGGGCGTCAAGCCGGGCGTCCAGGCCGAGATCCGCGTCCCGCAGATCCCGGGCCGCCGTTTCGGCGGCTTCGTCGAGCGCAGCTCGGTGGCGTTGAATGCCGCCTCGCGGACCCTGACCACGCAGGTGGACGTGCCCAACCCCGACCGGGCGCTTCGGGCCGGGCTCTACGCCACCGTGACGCTGAAGATCCCGCGCACCGAGGAGAGCGTCTCGGTTCCAGCCGAGGCGACCGTCTTCAACCGCAACGGTTTTCAGGTCGCGGAAGTCGGCGAGGACGACCGGGTGACCTGGCGCACGATCAAGGTCCGGCGCGATCTCGGGCGGAGTCTCGAACTCGAATCGGGCTTGGCAGCCGATAGCCACATCATCTTCAGCCCGCCTCCGGAGCTGCGCGACGGCCAGACGATCGAGCGCGTGAAGCCGGCACAGCAGACCAAGCCGATCCGGGCCGCGGAGCGGTGA
- a CDS encoding NAD(P)/FAD-dependent oxidoreductase gives MLVIGAGAAGIGAARTLVEQGVRVAVLEARERIGGRAFTVTIRGHALDLGAHWLHAGPINPLVALGRTRGERLKLAPQESHVWVDRRRGSPEEIRANARAFDRADQAMTRGAAQPGPDRPAKTALPQGLGPWGNRVAQVHGLVSGRALDEVSLHDFPSLEYSENFFLAGGYGSYLARLANDLPIALASPVTRIDWSDSTVRVETADGTAYRARAVIVTVPVMVLRNGPAFSPPLPNAVRAAIDGFSTGIYEHAVLHWPSSPFRGRDRLAAIHGTRPAPAGLLTRIDDTPFHYYELDVHEAEALDAAGSGPDGVRRHVRAVLAEQFGRARLRDLTIPAVSAWRHDPWSRGSWAVVPPGHAPARAFLRAPLADTVWFAGEALSRLQWGTVGGAYEDGTRAAAAAAERIRAGTG, from the coding sequence GTGCTGGTGATCGGCGCCGGTGCCGCCGGGATCGGCGCGGCACGGACCCTGGTGGAGCAGGGCGTGCGTGTCGCCGTGCTGGAGGCCCGCGAGCGGATCGGCGGCCGGGCCTTCACGGTGACGATTCGCGGCCATGCCCTCGACCTCGGGGCCCATTGGCTCCATGCCGGGCCGATCAACCCGCTGGTCGCGTTGGGCCGGACGCGCGGAGAGCGCCTGAAGCTGGCTCCCCAGGAGAGCCACGTCTGGGTCGACCGCCGCCGGGGCAGCCCCGAGGAGATCCGGGCCAACGCCCGGGCCTTCGACCGGGCGGACCAGGCCATGACCCGCGGCGCGGCGCAGCCGGGGCCGGACCGCCCGGCCAAGACCGCGCTTCCCCAGGGGCTCGGCCCCTGGGGCAACCGCGTTGCGCAGGTCCACGGGCTGGTCTCGGGCCGAGCGCTCGACGAGGTCTCCCTCCACGATTTCCCGAGCCTCGAATACAGCGAGAACTTTTTTCTGGCCGGGGGCTACGGCAGCTACCTCGCCCGGCTCGCCAACGACCTGCCGATCGCGCTCGCGAGCCCGGTGACCCGCATCGACTGGTCGGACAGCACGGTGCGCGTGGAGACGGCCGACGGCACCGCCTATCGGGCCCGGGCGGTGATCGTGACGGTGCCGGTCATGGTGCTGCGCAACGGCCCGGCCTTCTCGCCGCCGCTGCCGAACGCGGTCCGGGCGGCGATCGACGGCTTCTCCACCGGGATCTACGAGCACGCGGTGCTGCACTGGCCGTCCAGCCCGTTCCGGGGCCGCGACCGGCTGGCGGCGATCCACGGCACGCGACCGGCGCCGGCCGGCCTGCTCACCCGGATCGACGATACGCCGTTCCACTATTACGAGCTCGACGTGCACGAGGCCGAGGCACTCGACGCGGCTGGCTCGGGCCCGGACGGGGTGCGCCGCCATGTCCGAGCGGTCCTGGCCGAGCAGTTCGGCCGGGCGCGGCTGCGCGACCTGACGATCCCGGCGGTGAGCGCGTGGCGGCACGATCCCTGGTCCCGCGGCTCCTGGGCGGTGGTGCCCCCCGGCCACGCGCCGGCCCGCGCTTTCCTGCGCGCGCCGCTCGCCGACACCGTCTGGTTCGCCGGCGAGGCGCTGTCGCGGCTGCAATGGGGCACCGTGGGCGGCGCCTACGAGGATGGCACCCGCGCCGCCGCGGCCGCCGCCGAGCGTATCCGCGCGGGCACAGGCTGA
- a CDS encoding EAL domain-containing protein translates to MRGITGVSATIRGRIFVAFLGMSLLSGALGLYAVVAISHVGALVNRTYDESLMSINYARATAADFAKMRSVFARRTHVRDAAQAAKLDAEIADLSTTLAEDLTIAVERSQSDRSVRTAGAVQAAVAAWEEMRRGLDPATARPERWDALDQYASVVDNQIDLLVNYTAGDGFTFRQAARMLVAREIHVNAIAAGLAVFACALIAWLLNRRITGPLADASAAAERIASGRLDDRIPAGGRDELGSLLRAMAVMRDNIQAMMQREVSQRRVAEALVTDALQTSREGVVVVDAVGCIALANAQALRFFDGLEAAILAGICPSDTEDGSGTGSQSLDECFLALARDGDIRLADGRWLRVSRSATQSGGFVAVCSDISLLKEQEDRLTETNLRLDAALDNMSQGLCLYDAQHRLMVVNRRYSEIYGLAPGTIVPGMSAQDVMRASLVAGNHPGSDLAALLHQEHEAHRGGIWHTQFQELANGRTVSIDRRETADGGFVATYEDVTERRRAEARIAFLAHHDTVTGLPNREALGQQIEMAVAQAGRDSGFAVFAIDLDDFRPVNETLGHGVGDELLAAVGERLTACVREIDCVARLGADEFIVVQRGVDRPEEAAILARRIIAVLSAPYSLSNHEISVGLTIGITLAPSDGASCEKLLKNAEVALDRGKTEARGSFRFFEPEMDARLQARRLLERDLRDALIREAFEVYYQPIYSLDTDRICGFEALLRWDHPTRGFVSPAEFIPIAEELGLIVPLGEWVLRRACEEAARWPDGLKVAVNVSAVQFTSASLVTAVREALRRTGLPGRRLELEITESVLVANPGATTAILHSLKALGVRVSMDDFGTGYSSLSYLRSFPFDKIKIDQSFVRDLCVKDGTDFIVRAVIGLGSSLGMTTTAEGVETEAQLAHLRAEGCDEVQGYLISRPVPVSQVSEVIQRWNGAARAIA, encoded by the coding sequence ATGCGCGGCATCACGGGCGTTTCGGCGACGATCCGCGGTCGGATCTTCGTCGCGTTCCTGGGCATGAGCCTGCTGTCGGGCGCGCTCGGACTCTATGCCGTGGTGGCGATCTCGCATGTCGGGGCGCTCGTCAATCGCACCTATGACGAGTCGCTGATGTCGATCAATTATGCCCGGGCGACCGCGGCGGATTTCGCGAAGATGCGCAGCGTCTTCGCGCGCCGGACTCATGTCCGCGACGCCGCCCAGGCGGCCAAGCTGGATGCCGAGATCGCCGATCTCTCGACGACGCTCGCCGAAGACCTGACCATCGCCGTGGAGCGCTCGCAATCGGACCGGTCGGTGCGCACCGCGGGCGCCGTCCAGGCCGCGGTGGCTGCTTGGGAGGAGATGCGCCGCGGCCTCGACCCGGCCACCGCCCGTCCCGAGCGCTGGGACGCGCTGGACCAGTATGCCAGCGTGGTCGACAACCAGATCGACCTGCTGGTCAACTACACGGCGGGCGACGGCTTCACCTTCCGGCAGGCGGCCCGGATGCTGGTGGCCCGGGAGATCCACGTCAACGCCATCGCGGCGGGGCTGGCGGTGTTCGCCTGCGCGCTGATCGCCTGGCTGCTCAACCGCCGGATCACCGGCCCCCTGGCCGATGCCTCGGCGGCAGCGGAGCGGATCGCCAGCGGACGCCTCGACGACCGGATCCCGGCCGGCGGCCGGGACGAGCTCGGCAGCCTGCTCCGCGCGATGGCGGTGATGCGCGACAACATCCAGGCGATGATGCAGCGCGAGGTCAGCCAGCGCCGGGTCGCCGAGGCCCTGGTGACGGACGCGCTGCAGACCTCCCGCGAAGGTGTGGTGGTGGTCGACGCCGTGGGGTGCATCGCGCTCGCCAACGCCCAGGCGCTGCGCTTCTTCGACGGCCTCGAGGCCGCGATCCTGGCGGGCATTTGCCCGTCGGATACCGAGGACGGTTCCGGCACCGGCTCGCAATCCCTCGACGAGTGCTTCCTGGCGCTCGCCCGCGACGGCGACATCCGGCTTGCGGACGGCCGCTGGCTGCGGGTGAGCCGAAGCGCCACCCAGTCAGGGGGCTTCGTGGCCGTGTGCAGCGACATCAGCCTGCTCAAGGAGCAGGAGGACCGGCTGACCGAGACCAACCTGCGGCTCGACGCAGCGCTGGACAACATGTCCCAGGGCCTCTGCCTCTACGACGCGCAGCATCGCCTGATGGTGGTGAACCGGCGCTACAGCGAGATCTACGGCCTGGCCCCCGGGACGATCGTTCCGGGGATGTCGGCGCAGGACGTGATGCGGGCGAGCCTCGTGGCCGGCAACCATCCCGGCAGCGACCTCGCCGCCCTCCTCCACCAGGAGCACGAGGCGCATCGCGGTGGCATCTGGCACACGCAGTTCCAGGAACTCGCCAACGGCCGCACCGTCTCGATCGACCGCCGCGAGACCGCCGATGGCGGCTTCGTGGCGACCTACGAAGACGTCACCGAGCGCCGCCGCGCCGAGGCCCGCATCGCCTTCCTGGCGCACCACGACACGGTGACCGGCCTGCCGAACCGCGAAGCCCTGGGCCAGCAGATCGAGATGGCGGTGGCGCAGGCCGGACGCGATTCGGGCTTCGCCGTCTTCGCGATCGACCTCGACGACTTCCGCCCGGTCAACGAGACGCTCGGGCACGGGGTCGGCGACGAGCTGCTTGCGGCTGTCGGCGAGCGGCTCACCGCCTGCGTGCGCGAGATCGACTGCGTCGCCCGGCTCGGCGCGGACGAGTTCATCGTCGTCCAGCGCGGCGTCGACCGCCCGGAGGAGGCCGCGATCCTGGCCCGCCGGATCATCGCGGTGTTGAGCGCGCCCTACAGCCTGAGCAACCACGAGATCAGCGTCGGGCTGACCATCGGCATCACCCTGGCACCGAGCGACGGGGCCAGCTGCGAGAAGCTCCTGAAGAACGCCGAGGTCGCCCTCGACCGCGGCAAGACCGAGGCCCGGGGCTCGTTCCGGTTCTTCGAGCCCGAGATGGATGCCCGCCTTCAGGCGCGGCGGCTCTTGGAGCGCGATTTGCGCGACGCGCTGATCCGCGAGGCGTTCGAGGTCTATTACCAACCGATTTACAGCCTCGACACGGACCGAATCTGCGGCTTCGAGGCGTTGCTGCGCTGGGACCATCCGACCCGCGGCTTCGTCTCGCCCGCCGAGTTCATCCCGATCGCCGAGGAGCTGGGCCTGATCGTCCCGCTCGGCGAATGGGTTCTCCGCCGGGCCTGCGAGGAGGCCGCCCGCTGGCCGGACGGGCTCAAGGTAGCGGTGAACGTCTCTGCGGTGCAGTTCACCTCGGCGAGCCTCGTCACCGCGGTGCGCGAGGCCCTCCGCCGGACCGGCCTGCCCGGCCGCCGCCTGGAGCTGGAGATCACCGAATCGGTGCTGGTGGCCAATCCCGGCGCGACCACCGCGATCCTGCACAGCCTGAAGGCGCTCGGCGTGCGGGTCTCGATGGACGATTTCGGCACCGGCTACTCGTCGCTGAGCTACCTGCGCAGCTTCCCGTTCGACAAGATCAAGATCGACCAGTCCTTCGTGCGCGACCTGTGCGTGAAGGACGGGACCGACTTCATCGTCCGGGCGGTGATCGGGCTGGGCTCCAGCCTCGGCATGACCACCACCGCCGAGGGTGTGGAGACGGAAGCGCAGCTCGCGCATCTGCGCGCCGAAGGCTGCGACGAGGTCCAGGGCTACCTGATCAGCCGGCCGGTTCCGGTCTCCCAAGTCAGCGAGGTCATCCAGCGCTGGAACGGCGCCGCCCGGGCGATCGCCTGA
- the gor gene encoding glutathione-disulfide reductase, whose translation MSAFDVDLFVIGGGSGGVRAARIAAGYGAKVMLAEEYRVGGTCVIRGCVPKKLMVYAGRFADEFEDAAGFGWTVDKPRFDWSVLKRRRDAEVTRLEGIYDTNLMRAGVEILPERAVIEDPHTIRLLGSDRTVRAARILVAVGAHPVKEPAVPGIEFAITSNEVFELEGLPERILVIGGGYIAVEFAGVFAALGSRTTLLHRGDRLLRGFDDEVRDALAEAYRQRMDLRLGRTLIWIDRREAGLCAQLDDGSEILVDQVLVATGRRPNVAGLGLEKVGIETDAAGAIPVDAYSQTTVPSIYAVGDVTNRANLTPVAIREGHAFADTVYGGRPSCVDHRLIPTAVFSTPEIGIVGHTEAAAREIYGKIDVYKARFRPMKATLSGREERILMKVLVDCASDRVVGVHIFGHDAGEVIQAVGIAVTMGATKADFDRTIAVHPTAAEELVTMRVPEVTKHPVGVG comes from the coding sequence ATGAGCGCTTTCGACGTCGACCTCTTCGTCATCGGCGGCGGCTCCGGAGGCGTCCGGGCCGCCCGGATCGCGGCCGGCTACGGCGCCAAGGTCATGCTGGCCGAGGAGTACCGGGTCGGCGGCACCTGCGTGATCCGCGGCTGCGTGCCGAAGAAGCTCATGGTCTATGCCGGCCGCTTCGCCGACGAATTCGAGGATGCCGCGGGCTTCGGGTGGACGGTCGATAAGCCGCGCTTCGACTGGAGCGTCCTCAAGCGGCGCCGCGACGCGGAGGTCACCCGGCTCGAAGGGATCTACGACACCAACCTGATGCGCGCCGGCGTCGAGATCCTGCCCGAACGCGCGGTGATCGAGGATCCGCATACGATTCGCCTGCTCGGCTCGGACCGGACGGTGCGGGCGGCGCGGATCCTGGTCGCAGTCGGCGCGCATCCGGTGAAGGAGCCCGCGGTGCCGGGGATCGAGTTCGCGATCACCTCGAACGAGGTGTTCGAACTCGAGGGCCTGCCCGAGCGAATCCTGGTGATCGGCGGCGGCTACATCGCGGTGGAATTCGCCGGCGTGTTCGCGGCGCTCGGCAGCCGCACGACCCTGCTCCACCGGGGCGACCGGCTGCTGCGCGGCTTCGACGACGAGGTCCGCGATGCCCTCGCCGAGGCCTATCGCCAGCGCATGGATCTGCGGCTCGGCCGTACGCTGATCTGGATCGACCGGCGCGAAGCCGGTCTGTGCGCGCAGCTCGACGACGGCTCCGAGATCCTGGTCGATCAGGTCCTGGTGGCCACCGGGCGGCGCCCGAACGTCGCCGGGCTCGGTCTGGAGAAGGTCGGGATCGAGACTGACGCCGCCGGGGCGATCCCGGTGGACGCCTATTCCCAGACCACGGTCCCGTCGATCTACGCGGTCGGCGACGTCACCAACCGCGCCAACCTGACCCCGGTTGCGATCCGCGAGGGCCACGCATTCGCTGACACGGTCTACGGGGGCAGGCCGTCCTGCGTCGACCACCGGCTGATCCCGACCGCGGTGTTCTCGACGCCGGAGATCGGCATCGTCGGCCATACCGAGGCTGCCGCCCGGGAAATCTACGGCAAGATCGACGTCTACAAGGCGCGCTTCCGACCCATGAAAGCGACGCTCTCGGGCCGTGAGGAGCGGATCCTCATGAAGGTGCTGGTCGATTGCGCCAGCGACCGGGTGGTGGGCGTCCACATCTTCGGCCACGATGCCGGCGAGGTGATCCAAGCCGTCGGCATCGCCGTCACCATGGGCGCCACCAAGGCGGATTTCGACCGGACGATCGCGGTCCACCCCACCGCCGCCGAAGAACTCGTGACCATGCGGGTGCCGGAGGTGACCAAGCATCCGGTCGGCGTCGGGTAA